A single genomic interval of Rosistilla ulvae harbors:
- a CDS encoding MerR family transcriptional regulator, whose translation MTNLTPADDETADSVSALDDANDELTDDETLSPEPTSDDSPIKGKRIAFAGKLGGLSRRDAMRLIREHSGIACDQPSMAVDIVVIGAEESPLAEGDLLSDELCEAAARGEIEVLSETEFWQRLGLVEAEQAVKRLYTPAMLADLLGVSVRVIRRWHRRGLIVPARTVHKLPYFEFQEIATARRLAELLAAGASVAAIERKLESLSQVLPSVDRPLAQLSVIIEGKQLLLRQGEGLIEPGGQLRIDFDALPLEDDPEPETNPSVLAFGNSDPEPVEEEGEIDPLQQKAFDSEDDGEFEAAIDCYHAILARDGARADISFQLAELFYRMGESWAARERYLIAIELDPDFVEARASLGGLLAEMGRKELAVAAFRGALRVHDDYPDVHYNLARTLDELDREIEADHHWRRFLQLAPESPWAAAARERLNLDPEPV comes from the coding sequence GTGACCAATCTAACACCAGCGGATGACGAAACCGCTGATTCTGTCTCCGCTTTGGACGACGCCAACGACGAACTCACCGACGACGAGACTCTGTCGCCCGAACCGACCAGCGACGACTCGCCGATCAAAGGGAAACGGATCGCGTTTGCCGGCAAGCTGGGAGGCTTATCGCGACGCGATGCGATGCGGTTGATCCGCGAACACTCGGGAATCGCATGCGACCAACCGTCGATGGCGGTCGACATCGTCGTGATCGGTGCCGAAGAATCGCCGTTGGCCGAAGGGGATCTACTGTCCGACGAACTTTGCGAAGCGGCCGCCCGCGGCGAAATCGAAGTCCTTTCGGAAACCGAGTTCTGGCAGCGGCTGGGATTGGTCGAAGCCGAACAAGCTGTCAAACGACTCTACACGCCGGCGATGCTGGCCGATCTGTTGGGCGTCTCGGTCCGCGTGATTCGTCGCTGGCATCGCCGCGGCCTGATCGTGCCGGCCCGAACTGTCCACAAGCTGCCCTACTTTGAGTTCCAAGAGATCGCGACCGCTCGCCGATTGGCCGAACTGCTTGCTGCCGGAGCCAGCGTTGCGGCGATCGAACGGAAACTGGAATCGCTCTCCCAGGTCCTGCCGAGCGTCGACCGGCCGCTGGCACAGCTGTCGGTAATCATCGAAGGGAAACAGCTGCTGCTTCGCCAAGGCGAGGGGCTGATCGAACCGGGCGGGCAACTGCGAATCGATTTCGACGCCTTGCCGTTGGAAGACGATCCCGAACCGGAGACGAACCCGTCGGTATTGGCGTTTGGAAACTCGGATCCCGAACCTGTCGAGGAAGAGGGCGAGATCGATCCGTTGCAACAGAAGGCCTTCGACAGCGAAGACGACGGAGAATTCGAAGCCGCGATCGACTGCTACCACGCCATCTTGGCTCGCGATGGAGCCAGGGCGGACATCAGTTTCCAGCTGGCCGAATTGTTCTACCGAATGGGCGAATCGTGGGCGGCTCGCGAACGGTATTTGATCGCGATCGAATTGGACCCCGACTTTGTCGAAGCCCGGGCGAGCCTAGGCGGCCTGTTGGCCGAGATGGGGCGCAAAGAATTGGCCGTGGCGGCGTTCCGCGGAGCGTTGCGAGTTCACGACGATTACCCCGACGTGCACTACAACCTGGCGAGAACGCTGGACGAATTGGACCGCGAGATCGAAGCCGACCATCACTGGCGGCGGTTCTTGCAACTGGCCCCCGAGAGCCCTTGGGCGGCAGCGGCCCGAGAGCGTTTAAATCTCGATCCGGAACCCGTTTAG
- a CDS encoding SMP-30/gluconolactonase/LRE family protein: MTQRITATPFYRPSDAALRFLPEGPYPNGPSKMSWVAIQHGPDATQGSLNVFDFESGNNRSHVLPGRPGFAFPCDDGHSFVAGCERTLGIFHPSDMTWSPFYENIDGTVEGTVINDGLVWENNLIFGTKDLEFKTPKAGLYLWRGSDGSLIQLRNDQVCSNGKAIVEVDGKTFLIDIDSPTRKIVRYPIDIAAGTLGDAEVVVDLTADPGVPDGAIVTPDGGSVIVSIYNPNPAPHGETRQYDMKSGELVTVWETPGSPQNTCPNLIEHDGKVHLVITTAVEHMPEDRQADAPQAGSLFIAPTEFESVGNCPRFPLAGL, translated from the coding sequence ATGACTCAAAGAATCACTGCGACTCCGTTTTACCGACCGTCCGATGCGGCATTGCGTTTCCTTCCCGAAGGGCCCTATCCCAACGGCCCTTCCAAGATGAGCTGGGTTGCGATTCAGCATGGTCCCGATGCGACGCAAGGATCGTTGAACGTTTTCGATTTTGAATCCGGCAACAATCGATCGCACGTTTTGCCTGGTCGTCCTGGATTTGCATTCCCCTGCGACGACGGACATTCGTTTGTCGCCGGTTGCGAACGGACGTTGGGGATCTTTCATCCGTCGGACATGACGTGGTCTCCCTTCTACGAGAACATCGATGGGACGGTCGAAGGGACCGTGATCAACGACGGTTTGGTCTGGGAAAACAATCTGATCTTCGGGACCAAGGATCTGGAATTCAAGACGCCCAAAGCGGGGCTTTATCTGTGGCGAGGCAGCGATGGCAGTCTGATCCAATTGCGCAACGACCAGGTCTGCAGCAATGGCAAAGCGATCGTGGAGGTCGACGGCAAAACCTTCTTGATCGACATCGACTCGCCGACGCGGAAGATCGTTCGCTATCCGATCGACATCGCAGCGGGTACGTTGGGTGATGCGGAAGTCGTCGTCGATCTGACCGCCGACCCGGGAGTTCCCGACGGCGCGATCGTGACGCCCGACGGTGGATCGGTGATCGTTTCGATCTACAACCCGAACCCCGCACCGCACGGCGAGACGCGGCAATACGACATGAAGTCGGGCGAATTAGTGACGGTCTGGGAAACTCCCGGTTCGCCGCAGAATACCTGCCCCAACCTGATCGAGCACGATGGCAAGGTGCATCTGGTGATCACGACGGCGGTCGAGCATATGCCCGAGGATCGGCAAGCCGACGCGCCGCAGGCGGGCAGCCTGTTCATCGCGCCGACCGAATTTGAATCGGTTGGAAACTGTCCACGTTTTCCGTTGGCCGGACTGTAA
- a CDS encoding DUF1588 domain-containing protein yields the protein MPMLRLSSLLAFLLIVPSLGSWAVADQPPMSGATATAFLHQYCIDCHDANTQEGGVALDELSDVTIDNAELWKTVWEQVALKEMPPAEELQPDPILRWKLSTWITAELQRAMKDHGGFETHRHPTKGNHLDHDLLFGEIPDWIEPTSTPARLWRLHPQEHLTRLNALITREPDYDPKRPGLRTRGDHINPNLDGEVKVYYGLDRVIGWVGGTAAYAAAITGFPPMLTTENHHGLRNYANLYSVNGSEATQIANTAEDILRFMAYGPDAEPYQFADKVGQIDKKYKHGDLRGLAQSLFYGKSPKRPITPVHDLMAKEKDTQQDRIAAVNYLFEALTCRPPSDAETAEYLGLLNDAIADLGKKEGALLGLTPIFLDRDALFRPELAEYGTPDQYGRVLLQDQELALAINAAFSYIPPDEALQQAVADGRLKTRQDAKREIERILADDSIRKPRVLQFFREFFDYDRAGHVCKDNKALISAGGEFNAEKHYRAMFAMTANTDRLIELILQEDKNVLGELLTTDRVVYNAPQDAPYFGQFISSDPPPKPKAVEGKKTARQMRRVTIQNAKLPKGETIHARVAQVVKPLNTARTLTTLPPDQRRGILTHPSWLVAHTDAMDNHAILRGRWIRERLLGDAVPDVPITVDAMLPVEPKSTLRHRMRVTRADECWRCHRKMDPLGLPFEMYNHLGLYRTEEQKKPVDTSGAISDSGDPEIDGPVENALEMIDRLATSQRVQQVFVRHAFRFWMGRNETVHDAPVLQDAYQAYQESGGSMKALLASLLTSDAYLYRTVDRAGETTTRQQQRGGS from the coding sequence ATGCCAATGCTCCGACTCTCCTCATTGCTTGCGTTTTTGCTGATCGTCCCTTCGCTTGGATCGTGGGCGGTGGCCGATCAGCCGCCGATGTCGGGGGCGACGGCGACAGCGTTTCTCCATCAGTACTGTATCGATTGTCACGACGCCAACACGCAGGAAGGTGGCGTCGCTCTGGATGAACTGTCCGACGTCACCATCGACAACGCCGAGCTTTGGAAGACGGTTTGGGAACAGGTTGCGCTAAAAGAGATGCCGCCGGCGGAAGAATTGCAGCCCGATCCGATCCTGCGTTGGAAGCTGTCGACGTGGATCACCGCGGAATTGCAGCGGGCGATGAAGGATCATGGCGGTTTCGAGACGCATCGGCATCCGACCAAGGGGAACCATCTGGATCACGACCTCTTGTTTGGCGAGATCCCCGACTGGATCGAACCGACCTCGACGCCGGCGCGGCTGTGGCGTTTGCATCCTCAGGAACATCTGACCCGTTTGAACGCGTTGATCACGCGCGAGCCCGACTACGATCCGAAGCGGCCCGGACTGCGAACCCGCGGCGATCACATCAATCCGAATCTCGACGGCGAAGTGAAAGTCTATTACGGGCTGGATCGCGTGATCGGTTGGGTGGGCGGCACGGCCGCATACGCCGCCGCGATCACCGGATTCCCGCCGATGCTGACGACTGAAAATCACCATGGCCTGCGAAACTATGCCAACCTCTATTCGGTGAACGGATCCGAAGCGACTCAGATCGCCAACACGGCCGAAGACATTTTGCGGTTCATGGCTTATGGGCCCGATGCCGAACCGTACCAGTTCGCCGACAAGGTCGGCCAAATCGACAAGAAGTACAAACATGGCGATCTGCGTGGGCTGGCGCAGAGCCTTTTTTATGGCAAATCCCCCAAGCGCCCGATCACTCCCGTCCACGACCTGATGGCCAAGGAGAAAGATACGCAGCAGGATCGAATCGCGGCTGTCAATTATCTGTTTGAAGCCCTGACCTGCCGCCCACCGTCCGACGCGGAGACCGCCGAATATCTGGGCCTGTTAAACGACGCGATCGCGGACCTGGGGAAAAAGGAAGGGGCATTGCTCGGTTTGACGCCGATCTTCTTGGATCGCGACGCGCTGTTTCGTCCCGAGCTGGCCGAATATGGAACGCCCGACCAATATGGCCGCGTCCTTTTGCAGGACCAAGAGCTGGCGTTGGCGATCAATGCGGCTTTCAGCTACATCCCGCCCGACGAAGCGTTGCAGCAAGCGGTTGCCGACGGGCGTTTAAAGACACGGCAGGATGCAAAACGCGAGATCGAACGGATTCTGGCCGACGACAGTATTCGGAAGCCGCGCGTGTTGCAGTTCTTTCGCGAGTTCTTCGATTACGACCGGGCAGGCCATGTCTGCAAGGACAACAAAGCGTTGATAAGTGCCGGCGGTGAGTTCAACGCCGAGAAGCACTATCGGGCGATGTTTGCGATGACCGCCAACACCGATCGTTTGATCGAACTGATTCTGCAGGAAGACAAAAACGTTCTGGGCGAGCTGCTGACCACCGACCGCGTCGTCTACAACGCACCGCAGGATGCACCTTACTTTGGCCAGTTCATCAGCTCCGATCCGCCACCGAAGCCAAAAGCCGTCGAGGGGAAGAAGACCGCCCGACAGATGCGGCGGGTGACGATTCAAAATGCGAAGCTGCCCAAAGGGGAAACGATTCACGCCCGCGTTGCCCAGGTCGTCAAACCGCTGAATACGGCCCGAACGCTGACGACTCTGCCGCCCGATCAGCGGCGAGGGATCCTGACGCATCCCAGTTGGTTGGTCGCGCATACCGATGCGATGGACAACCACGCGATTTTGCGTGGCCGTTGGATTCGCGAGCGTCTGCTTGGCGACGCGGTCCCTGACGTTCCGATCACTGTCGATGCGATGTTGCCCGTCGAGCCGAAGTCGACGTTGCGGCATCGGATGCGTGTGACGCGAGCCGACGAATGTTGGCGTTGCCACCGCAAGATGGACCCGCTGGGGCTGCCGTTTGAAATGTACAACCATCTTGGACTGTACCGGACCGAAGAGCAGAAGAAGCCAGTCGACACGAGCGGCGCGATCAGCGACAGCGGCGATCCCGAAATCGATGGGCCGGTCGAAAACGCGTTGGAGATGATCGATCGCTTGGCGACCAGCCAACGCGTGCAACAGGTTTTCGTCCGCCACGCCTTCCGTTTCTGGATGGGCCGCAACGAAACGGTCCACGATGCCCCGGTATTGCAGGACGCCTATCAGGCTTATCAAGAGAGCGGCGGCAGCATGAAAGCTCTGCTCGCATCGCTACTCACCTCCGACGCCTACCTCTATCGCACGGTCGATCGGGCAGGAGAAACGACAACGCGTCAGCAGCAGCGGGGCGGATCTTGA
- a CDS encoding DUF1552 domain-containing protein, translating to MINRRKMLMGTAAGMGAALGGPLVPNRVQAAAARPGTPRRVIFFLQNQGFDPATCIPQGLDHDASLSGITLPEPVQALEPYKDKMTIINGLHGRHTSPSHSAFFGALGGYRGGIGIPPSGATIDHELSQLLPETILPHLCIGMDALENMISRPTLATLSAAGPGKPLFMHSNPNDLYQMIFGGIATGDVKQRFEARSRVFNRVEQLAGQHGRSLPQGDRERYGSYVDGFREINGLRERLAGVSDHLKKFAPEYGDKFLKPEFETDWHDSLLDVGIATLKAGLTNVLTIGSGRGEIFGAWKGLGIAQAGHNLGHMDQPDNPIWIKIRQYNCQMLVKLMKELESVPEGDGTMMDNTLIVYTSNNANKQHTSGDNWPFILLGNCAGRLKTGQFIQMNDKRPINALYTTLLHAVGDTRDRFNMNKNTAGVHDTKVGPIEEIMA from the coding sequence ATGATCAATCGCCGCAAGATGTTGATGGGGACTGCCGCCGGAATGGGAGCTGCGTTGGGTGGACCGTTGGTTCCGAATCGAGTGCAAGCCGCGGCAGCTCGGCCTGGAACGCCGCGACGCGTGATCTTCTTCTTGCAAAACCAGGGCTTCGATCCCGCGACCTGTATCCCTCAGGGGCTCGATCACGATGCATCGCTTTCGGGGATCACATTGCCCGAACCGGTTCAGGCGTTGGAACCTTACAAAGACAAGATGACGATCATCAACGGGCTGCATGGTCGGCACACCAGTCCATCGCACAGCGCGTTTTTTGGAGCGTTGGGTGGCTACCGCGGTGGGATCGGGATTCCGCCCAGCGGCGCGACGATCGATCATGAGCTGAGTCAGTTGCTGCCCGAGACGATCCTGCCGCATCTGTGTATCGGAATGGATGCGTTGGAAAACATGATCTCGCGTCCGACCTTGGCGACGCTTTCGGCAGCCGGTCCTGGCAAGCCGCTGTTCATGCACTCCAACCCCAACGATCTATACCAGATGATCTTTGGTGGGATCGCGACTGGGGATGTCAAGCAGCGGTTCGAAGCCCGATCGCGGGTCTTCAATCGCGTCGAGCAACTGGCCGGTCAGCATGGCCGCTCGCTTCCGCAGGGTGATCGCGAGCGGTACGGCAGCTACGTCGATGGCTTCCGCGAGATCAACGGGCTCCGCGAGCGATTGGCTGGCGTTTCGGATCATCTGAAAAAGTTTGCTCCCGAATATGGCGACAAGTTCCTCAAACCGGAATTCGAAACCGACTGGCACGATTCGCTGTTGGATGTCGGAATCGCAACACTCAAAGCCGGCCTGACCAATGTCCTAACGATCGGTTCGGGACGGGGCGAGATCTTCGGCGCGTGGAAGGGACTGGGGATCGCACAAGCCGGTCACAACCTTGGCCACATGGATCAACCTGACAATCCGATCTGGATCAAGATCCGCCAATACAACTGCCAGATGCTCGTCAAATTGATGAAAGAACTGGAATCGGTTCCGGAAGGGGACGGAACGATGATGGACAACACGTTGATCGTCTACACCAGCAACAACGCGAACAAGCAGCACACAAGCGGCGACAACTGGCCCTTCATCCTGTTGGGCAATTGTGCGGGGCGGCTGAAGACGGGGCAGTTCATCCAGATGAACGACAAGCGTCCGATCAATGCCCTCTACACCACGCTGCTGCATGCGGTCGGCGACACGCGCGACCGATTCAACATGAACAAGAATACGGCGGGAGTTCACGACACCAAGGTCGGCCCGATCGAAGAGATCATGGCCTAA
- a CDS encoding sugar porter family MFS transporter, producing the protein MSQRLFYWSLTAALAGFLFGFDTVVISGAEKTIQALWGLGDFEHGLAMSMALWGTVVGSLIGSWPTDRFGRTKTLITIGLLYLLSAVWSGLATDVYSFMIARFLGGLGVGVSTVAAPLYISEIAPPEHRGRLAGMFQFNIVFGILIAFVSNMLLGGLGANAWRWMLGVEAIPALIYGAMCFGLPESPRWLIGRREDREGGIAVLRLIHPESTEAEIQAEADAIASVAHETSSTGGFWSARMSKPIMLAFLVAFFNQMSGINAILYFAPRIFEMTGLGERGALLQSIGIGITNLIFTFIGLWLIDRLGRRTLLTVGSFGYITSLALCSWAFFTENFAIVPACIFAFIAAHAVGQGAVIWVLISEIFPNRHRAQGQSLGSFTHWIFAALLTLFFPSMVTMFEPGYVFGFFCFMMMLQLAWVLFMVPETKGRPLEQIEHDLGMRK; encoded by the coding sequence TTGAGCCAACGACTGTTCTATTGGTCCCTGACGGCGGCTCTGGCCGGCTTTCTGTTTGGCTTCGATACCGTCGTGATCTCGGGAGCGGAGAAAACGATCCAAGCTCTGTGGGGCCTGGGCGATTTCGAGCACGGGCTCGCGATGAGCATGGCGCTCTGGGGAACGGTCGTCGGGTCGCTGATCGGCAGCTGGCCCACCGACCGATTCGGCCGCACGAAGACATTGATAACGATCGGGCTGCTGTACCTGTTGTCGGCGGTTTGGTCGGGACTGGCGACCGACGTCTATTCGTTCATGATCGCTCGCTTTCTCGGTGGGCTGGGGGTCGGCGTCTCCACCGTCGCAGCGCCACTCTACATTTCGGAAATTGCTCCACCGGAACACCGCGGTCGCTTGGCCGGAATGTTTCAGTTCAACATCGTCTTTGGGATCCTGATCGCGTTCGTCTCCAACATGCTTTTGGGCGGGCTTGGTGCCAATGCCTGGCGGTGGATGTTGGGAGTCGAAGCGATACCGGCGTTGATTTACGGCGCGATGTGCTTCGGGCTTCCCGAGAGCCCGCGATGGTTGATCGGTCGTCGCGAGGACCGCGAGGGTGGGATCGCCGTGCTGCGGTTGATTCATCCCGAATCGACCGAAGCTGAGATCCAGGCGGAAGCGGACGCCATCGCATCGGTCGCTCACGAAACCTCCAGCACTGGTGGGTTTTGGAGCGCGAGGATGTCCAAGCCGATCATGCTGGCGTTTCTAGTCGCCTTCTTTAATCAGATGTCGGGGATCAACGCGATTCTCTATTTCGCACCGCGGATCTTCGAAATGACAGGTTTGGGCGAAAGGGGAGCGCTGCTGCAGTCGATTGGGATCGGTATCACCAATCTGATCTTCACCTTCATCGGCCTCTGGCTGATCGACCGACTGGGACGCCGCACGCTGTTGACGGTCGGATCGTTCGGCTACATCACGTCGCTGGCGCTCTGTTCTTGGGCCTTTTTCACCGAGAACTTTGCGATCGTACCGGCCTGCATTTTTGCTTTCATCGCAGCTCACGCCGTCGGCCAAGGCGCGGTCATCTGGGTGCTTATCTCGGAGATTTTCCCCAACCGCCACCGCGCTCAAGGGCAGTCGTTGGGAAGCTTTACGCACTGGATCTTCGCCGCGCTACTGACGCTGTTCTTTCCGTCGATGGTAACGATGTTTGAACCGGGCTACGTGTTTGGATTCTTCTGCTTCATGATGATGCTGCAACTGGCGTGGGTGCTATTCATGGTCCCCGAAACCAAAGGGCGTCCGCTGGAGCAGATCGAACACGATTTGGGGATGCGGAAGTAA
- a CDS encoding invasion associated locus B family protein produces the protein MKRITSIAMLAVVALASSHATAQDNELPAPGRIVLEESTSYNSQPQALTVAQLRQQIAMEKSRQRRARMEYNAWRGYSPLRPTASDMPMMRSSIVYPQYRVSFVPVYAR, from the coding sequence ATGAAACGCATTACCTCAATTGCGATGCTCGCCGTCGTCGCGTTGGCTTCGTCCCACGCAACCGCGCAAGACAACGAACTTCCCGCACCAGGGCGGATCGTGTTGGAAGAATCGACATCCTACAACTCGCAACCGCAAGCGTTGACCGTCGCCCAGCTGCGACAACAAATCGCAATGGAAAAATCGCGTCAGCGACGAGCGCGGATGGAATACAACGCGTGGCGCGGTTATTCGCCGCTGCGACCCACCGCATCGGACATGCCGATGATGCGAAGCAGCATCGTCTATCCGCAATACCGAGTCAGCTTCGTCCCCGTCTACGCTCGCTAA
- a CDS encoding CehA/McbA family metallohydrolase domain-containing protein encodes MPYSHCLTLRPLLATCLLISCFALVGVAEDPVPAQPTLRWWKGNMHTHSLWSDGDDFPEMIAEWYRTQDYNFLVISDHNVLGLGQRWMKQTAIAKRGGQSALAKYKARFGGSWVETRGEGDDLEVRLKPFDEFRYLVEDRGQFILIPGEEVSDRAAGKPIHMNVSNVGELIKPMGGATPVEAMSNNLRAVEEQSKRLGREVLMHLNHPNFGWAITAEEMAQVTSEQFFEVYNGRPGVNHLGDATRPSIEHMWDIANAMRLTVLEATPLLGLATDDSHDYHDGMLSRSLTGRGWVMVRSEYLTPEHLIQALRRGDFYASSGVSLQDVTFDPESRTLTVKIDPEAGETYTTQFIGTRIAPDADKTLMPAKEKIGVEFAKQEGNVATYTMQPGDLYVRATVTSSEGADRPSFKDQKKQAWTQPVGYETR; translated from the coding sequence ATGCCCTACTCCCACTGTCTGACACTCCGCCCCCTGCTCGCGACTTGCCTGCTGATCAGTTGTTTCGCTCTCGTGGGCGTTGCCGAGGATCCCGTGCCGGCCCAGCCGACGCTGCGTTGGTGGAAAGGGAACATGCACACGCATTCGCTGTGGAGCGATGGGGATGATTTTCCCGAGATGATCGCCGAGTGGTATCGCACCCAAGACTACAACTTTCTCGTCATCTCCGACCACAACGTATTGGGGCTCGGGCAGCGTTGGATGAAGCAGACCGCAATCGCTAAGCGCGGCGGGCAATCGGCGCTTGCCAAGTACAAGGCGCGGTTTGGCGGATCGTGGGTGGAAACTCGCGGGGAGGGGGACGACTTGGAAGTGCGGCTGAAACCGTTCGATGAATTTCGGTATTTGGTCGAAGACCGAGGGCAATTCATCCTGATTCCAGGAGAAGAGGTAAGCGACCGCGCCGCCGGAAAACCAATCCACATGAATGTTTCCAACGTCGGCGAATTGATCAAGCCGATGGGCGGAGCGACTCCCGTCGAAGCGATGTCGAACAATTTGCGAGCGGTCGAGGAGCAGTCGAAACGCTTGGGTCGCGAAGTTCTGATGCACCTGAATCACCCTAACTTTGGCTGGGCGATCACCGCGGAAGAGATGGCTCAAGTCACCTCGGAGCAGTTCTTCGAAGTCTACAACGGGCGCCCGGGGGTGAACCACTTGGGCGATGCCACGCGTCCATCGATCGAACACATGTGGGACATCGCCAACGCGATGCGGTTAACCGTTTTGGAGGCGACGCCGCTGTTGGGCCTGGCGACCGACGATAGCCACGATTACCACGATGGCATGCTGTCGCGAAGCCTCACCGGCCGCGGCTGGGTGATGGTCCGATCGGAATATCTGACTCCCGAACACCTGATCCAAGCGTTGCGACGCGGCGACTTTTATGCGTCCAGCGGCGTCAGTCTGCAGGACGTGACATTTGATCCCGAATCGCGTACGTTGACCGTGAAGATCGATCCTGAAGCGGGCGAAACCTACACGACTCAGTTCATCGGAACGCGAATTGCTCCCGATGCTGACAAGACGCTGATGCCAGCCAAAGAGAAAATCGGGGTGGAATTCGCCAAGCAGGAAGGGAACGTGGCGACCTACACGATGCAGCCCGGCGATTTGTACGTACGAGCGACCGTGACGTCCAGCGAAGGGGCCGATCGCCCGTCGTTTAAGGACCAGAAGAAACAGGCCTGGACGCAGCCGGTAGGATATGAGACACGCTGA
- the purH gene encoding bifunctional phosphoribosylaminoimidazolecarboxamide formyltransferase/IMP cyclohydrolase, whose translation MTDVVPVRNALISVSNKLGLVDFALALQTAGVTLFSTGGTRKHLEDAGISVEDIANYTDFPEMLDGRVKTLHPKVFGGILARRDKPEHMDAIAEHDIEQFDLVVVNLYPFEATISRPGVTTAEAIEQIDIGGPSLVRAAAKNSSHVAIATCAEHYSAIVDEIQTHGGTRSTLRRTLAWEAFDHCSRYDRTIADYLRGESVRGDFPPVITQTFRRKAVLRYGENPHQRAALYANEISTSANLVNAMQLSGKELSYNNLLDLDSALGIVRGFAQPAASVMKHNNPCGAATGQSLASAVEKAMAGDPLSAFGSVLGLNRTVDLATAELLCQPGLFIEAIVAPDFEASAVGLLTTKPKWRDNVRLMKVGRLEDPMPPLAQRFISGGILVQDADRQAAVPLQWKTVTAETVEDEVWDDIYFAWEMVKHVKSNAIVLASDTSLVGVGAGQMSRVDSVEIAIEKAGERSTGSVLASDAFFPFPDSIPMAAEAGVIAIVQPGGSRKDQDVIDACNDHGIPMVFTGRRHFKH comes from the coding sequence GTGACCGACGTTGTCCCCGTCCGAAATGCTTTGATCAGTGTCAGCAACAAGCTTGGGCTGGTCGATTTTGCACTCGCGCTGCAAACCGCGGGTGTTACGCTGTTCAGCACCGGAGGCACTCGCAAGCACTTGGAGGATGCGGGGATCTCGGTCGAGGATATCGCCAACTACACCGACTTCCCCGAAATGCTCGATGGACGTGTCAAAACGTTGCATCCAAAAGTCTTCGGCGGAATCCTGGCACGCCGCGATAAGCCCGAGCACATGGATGCGATCGCCGAACACGATATCGAGCAATTCGATCTGGTGGTCGTCAATCTGTATCCCTTCGAAGCGACGATCTCGCGCCCCGGCGTGACGACCGCTGAAGCGATCGAACAGATCGACATCGGTGGCCCCAGCTTGGTCCGCGCCGCTGCCAAAAACAGCTCGCACGTTGCGATCGCGACCTGCGCCGAACATTACTCCGCGATCGTCGACGAAATTCAAACGCACGGCGGTACCCGCAGCACGCTGCGTCGCACGTTGGCGTGGGAAGCGTTCGACCACTGCAGTCGATACGACCGCACGATCGCCGACTATCTGCGTGGCGAGTCGGTTCGCGGCGACTTCCCCCCTGTTATCACGCAAACGTTCCGTCGCAAGGCGGTGCTGCGATACGGCGAGAACCCGCACCAACGCGCTGCGTTGTACGCCAATGAGATTTCGACGTCGGCGAACCTTGTCAACGCGATGCAGTTGAGCGGCAAAGAGCTTTCCTACAACAACCTGTTGGATCTCGATTCGGCGTTGGGAATCGTTCGCGGTTTCGCTCAGCCTGCCGCCTCGGTCATGAAACACAACAACCCCTGCGGCGCTGCGACCGGACAGAGTCTGGCGAGTGCTGTCGAGAAGGCGATGGCGGGCGATCCGTTAAGCGCTTTCGGATCGGTCTTGGGGTTGAACCGCACCGTCGATCTGGCGACTGCCGAATTGCTCTGCCAACCGGGGCTGTTCATCGAAGCGATCGTCGCTCCCGATTTCGAAGCCAGCGCTGTCGGTCTGCTGACAACCAAACCAAAATGGCGCGACAACGTGCGACTGATGAAAGTTGGTCGTTTGGAAGATCCGATGCCGCCATTGGCACAACGCTTCATCAGCGGTGGGATCTTGGTTCAAGATGCCGATCGCCAAGCGGCGGTTCCATTGCAATGGAAGACCGTCACAGCCGAAACCGTTGAAGACGAGGTCTGGGACGACATCTACTTTGCTTGGGAAATGGTCAAGCACGTCAAGAGCAACGCGATCGTGCTGGCGAGCGACACGTCGCTGGTCGGCGTGGGAGCGGGGCAGATGAGCCGTGTCGACAGCGTCGAGATCGCGATCGAAAAAGCTGGCGAGCGATCGACCGGAAGCGTGTTGGCATCGGACGCGTTTTTCCCATTCCCCGATTCGATTCCGATGGCAGCCGAAGCGGGTGTGATCGCGATCGTCCAACCGGGCGGTTCACGCAAGGATCAAGACGTGATCGATGCCTGCAACGACCACGGAATCCCGATGGTCTTCACCGGCCGCCGACACTTCAAGCACTGA